The genomic region TATCTCAGATAGAATAGTATGATTCAATTCTAGAGCTAAAGATCGTAGTTCTCTACTGAGCAATCAGAAAGATTCTGTAGAAGTGCTAGGTTTAGGCATTGGTTCTTCGTTGAAAATGGCACCAAATATTTTTTCACGAGTATCCATATGGTCAGATTTTAAAGTAAGCATCTCGTGTAAGATATAAGCAACACTTAAACCTTGTAAAGCCCAAACTTCCATTTCTCCTACTCGTTGCCCTCCTCGATGGGATTTTCCTTTGAGAGGTTGTTGTGTAACCAGTGTATAAGGTCCACTGGAACGTGCATGAATTTTGTCATCAACTTGATGGTACAATTTCGATATATAAGCTATTCCTATTGTAACAGGTTGTTCAAATACCTTTCCTGTTCTTCCATCAATTAATCTATGTTTTCCAGGATGATCAGGTTCAAATACCCATGGATTAGCTATTTGCTCACTAGCTTTATAAAGCTCAGAGAAGACTAGTTTTCTAGAAGCTTCTCGCTCGTACCTTTCATCAAAAGGTGCTAGTCTGTAATGTTTGTTCATTAGTTGTCCTGCTAAACCAAGCAAACATTCAAATATCTGTCCTACATTCATTCGTGAAGGTACCCCTAATGGATTTAATACCATGTCCACTGGTGTTCCATTCTGTAAATAAGGCATATCTTGCCTgggaaatttttttgaaataataccTTTATTACCATGCCTTCCAGCTACTTTATCGCCTACTtgtattttatatttttgaataaAGAGAACTAAGTCTTAATAAATAGAAACATCTCTAAAAAAGAGATTTAGAAATGTCATAATTTGTAAAACGAATCGCACTCCTTCATATACATCAGGGGTCCATTGATGAAAAGCAACTAGGGAAAGCTTGAATGCAATTCCTACCATTATAGATAGAAGTGCAATCCAAATTCCTGGAGAGTTATACATTTGTGTATTTATAAGACCATTGGCTATTTCTTGAAGTTCAATCTCTCCTCCAGATAGACCATATAGCCAAGAAAGACCATAAGCAAGAATGGAAGAACTTGTTCCACCCATAAGTAAATATTTCATAATAGCCTCATTAGACCGTACATCTCTTTTGGTATATCCAGATAATAGATAAGAACATAGACTTAAACATTCTAAAGATATGAAGATAGTTGTTAAATCATTAGCACCACATAAAAACATTCCTCCTAGAGTAGCTGTTAATATGAAAAGCAAAAACTCTATTACAGCCATTTCTGTACATTGAATGTATTCCACGGATAGAGGAATACATAAAGTGGAACATAATAAAATTAGAAGccgaaatattttattaaaattgttTGTTTGGAAATTACCAAAAAAACTGATTGTAGGTTCTTCTCTCCATTGAAATAGCAAAAAGGTTGTGCTTAGCACTAAACTGGTTAAAGAGATGAAATAAGAACAAGTTGTCTTTTTCTGATCAAAAATGAAGTCGATCACTAGAAGAAGGAATAGGCCGAAAATCAGGATACATTCTGGAAAAATGGAACTTCCATAGAAGAGAAGCAAATGAAATTCTTTCATAAAAATGATTTAAAAGTATTAATTGAAAATGAGTTTTTCATTTTGTCCGGATCATAATTTAGTAACTTCAATGAATCTTCGAGCAACATtttctttcatttacatttctaTAAACCTGATGAATAAGATTGAATATTCATCCATAATCTCCTTATTATCATTTATCTACGatttatttttcattcttcttttcctttcattttcgttccaataaaagaaaatttggataaaTTTTGACAAAGTAAGTTTTCTTTTATTGGCCAGAATGCAACAAATCTGTGGATCTATTTATATAGTTAGTGGGTTAATGGTAATGCGCAAAAGCTTTATTGGATTCTGCCATTTTATGAATCTCCTCCTTCTTGCGTATAGCATTGCCTTTCTCTCTGGCAGCATCCATTATTTCGTAACTCAATTTGAAATGCATATTTTGACCAGAACGTTTTCTGGATGATTCTAATAACCAACGAATAGCAAGtatttttccttctttcttttttatttcaatGGGAACTTGATAAGTGGATCCACTTACACGTCTTGATTTTACTATCaatttgggagttaatttttgtaTTGCTTGACGTAGAACAATTAGTGGATTTTTCTCTGGTTTTGTTGAATCTTTTTTAGAGATTGATAAAAAATTCGATAAGCTAATGATTTTTTTCCGTGTTTAAGAATATGGTTAATGACCATGTTAACTAATCGATTATGATAAATCGGATCAAATTTCTCAATTTTCTTTTCTACAGTACTTTGGCGTGACATGAGTGTGAAAAAGGTTCATAAAGACTAATAATTACTTATTTTGGCTTTTTAACTCCATATTGATATATATTCTATCTATAAGGTGGCATAGATCAATAGGAATATTGAACTATTTAATCATATAAAGTAGTAACTACTTTATTAAAATACAGAATAATTATTGAATGGCATAGCATTTATCTCAACATTTATATAGTTGGTTAGGATCAATCCGAACCattcaaattcaaatataattCAAAGTGCCTACTATTCAACAACTTATTAGAAACGCGAGACAGCCAATAGAAAATAGAACAAAATCTCCCGCTCTTAGAGGATGCCCTCAGCGTAAAGGAGTATGTGCCGGGGTGTATGTGCGACTCGTTTAGATCAGAAGCTGAAACGGACCAGGAAATTGCTCTAACAAGAAGAACTTTCCTTCTGTTAAAAAGTACAGATCTATCATCTACTCTTACCGGGGATGAAATTTATGGTTTCCATTGGTGAAAATCCAATCACCTTGATGTGGGATGAAAAGCACTTCCTCATTGGTAGC from Cryptomeria japonica chromosome 3, Sugi_1.0, whole genome shotgun sequence harbors:
- the LOC131045759 gene encoding NAD(P)H-quinone oxidoreductase subunit 2 A, chloroplastic-like; translated protein: MKEFHLLLFYGSSIFPECILIFGLFLLLVIDFIFDQKKTTCSYFISLTSLVLSTTFLLFQWREEPTISFFGNFQTNNFNKIFRLLILLCSTLCIPLSVEYIQCTEMAVIEFLLFILTATLGGMFLCGANDLTTIFISLECLSLCSYLLSGYTKRDVRSNEAIMKYLLMGGTSSSILAYGLSWLYGLSGGEIELQEIANGLINTQMYNSPGIWIALLSIMVGIAFKLSLVAFHQWTPDVYEGVRFVLQIMTFLNLFFRDVSIY